In Amaranthus tricolor cultivar Red isolate AtriRed21 chromosome 5, ASM2621246v1, whole genome shotgun sequence, a genomic segment contains:
- the LOC130813271 gene encoding aluminum-activated malate transporter 2-like → MLGTFHFSCPYHILFFLFIILIKQSKKKTLNNMDSSEVITSTNDENFGCFTRVCNKIRSLFKRLYENMIKFGREAMKLGKDDPRRIYHALKVGLAITVVSLFYYFQPIYDGFGVSAMWAVITVVVVFEYTVGATLGKGFNRMISTLVAGFLGVIAHYVADLSGNTGEPILLALFGFIVAAIFTFMRFFPKLKARYDYGLMIFILTFALVAVSGYRDDEVIKMAQQRLWTVMIGSIIAMLICVFISPVWTGTELNNLIASNIEKLAIFFEGFGSEYLKTTEQKPKQDRSNFRQQYKIALGTKSTEETMANFAKWEPAHGKFKFRHPWKQYLKIGTLVRQCAFRVDALDNYLDYDMQQTQPVIQENFKQICKKLSYELGNVMKEVASSIKKMKKTSAVKSQLTDTKLAVRDLKTLLQDKSLWEKFNLLEVLPVATVASILIEIVNCIENIVEEVHELGCMANFKSMENAIGPVKELSDVIRPHYIVTVDDDEEATNKSNVIPNHKGMISPAEAEIKSIG, encoded by the exons ATGTTGGGTACCTTCCACTTCTCATGCCCATATCATATCTTATTCTTcctctttataattttaataaagcaAAGCAAAAAGAAGACACTCAACAATATGGACAGTAGTGAAGTCATTACATCTACAAATgatgaaaattttggttgtttcACTCGTGTTTGTAATAAAATCAGGTCCTTGTTTAAGAGACTGTATGAAAATATGATTAAATTTGGCCGGGAGGCGATGAAATTAGGAAAAGATGATCCTAGAAGAATTTACCACGCCTTAAAAGTTGGATTAGCGATTACGGTGGTTTCTTTATTCTATTATTTCCAACCTATCTATGATGGGTTTGGTGTGTCTGCTATGTGGGCTGTTATTACGGTCGTCGTAGTTTTCGAGTACACTGTAG GAGCAACCTTAGGGAAGGGTTTCAATAGAATGATATCAACCCTTGTAGCAGGGTTTCTAGGAGTGATAGCTCATTACGTGGCTGATCTTTCTGGGAACACAGGAGAGCCTATTTTACTTGCTCTCTTTGGCTTTATAGTAG CTGCAATATTTACAtttatgaggttttttccaaAGTTGAAGGCGAGATATGATTATGGACTAATGATATTCATATTAACGTTCGCTTTGGTTGCCGTATCGGGGTATCGAGATGATGAGGTGATAAAGATGGCGCAACAAAGATTGTGGACGGTTATGATTGGAAGTATTATTGCAATGCTCATTTGCGTATTCATTTCCCCTGTTTGGACTGGAACTGAACTCAACAATCTTATTGCTTCCAACATTGAAAAGCTTGCCATATTTTTTGAAG GATTTGGAAGTGAATATCTTAAAACAACAGAACAAAAGCCAAAGCAAGACCGCTCTAATTTTCGACAACAGTACAAAATTGCTCTAGGTACTAAAAGCACTGAAGAGACCATG GCGAACTTTGCTAAATGGGAGCCAGCCCACGGCAAGTTTAAATTTCGGCACCCATGGAAACAATATCTAAAGATCGGAACCCTAGTTCGACAATGTGCTTTCCGAGTTGATGCACTCGACAATTACCTTGACTATGACATGCAACAA ACACAACCTGTAATCCAAGAAAATTTCAAACAAATATGCAAAAAGTTGAGCTATGAATTAGGCAATGTTATGAAAGAAGTAGCATCAAGTATCAAGAAGATGAAAAAAACATCAGCAGTAAAATCACAGTTGACTGATACAAAACTTGCTGTTCGGGATCTAAAAACTTTGCTTCAAGACAAAAGTTTATGGGAAAAATTCAATCTTTTAGAAGTGTTACCAGTTGCAACTGTTGCTTCAATACTTATTGAAATTGTAAATTGTATAGAAAATATAGTAGAAGAGGTACATGAATTAGGTTGCATGGCAAATTTTAAGTCTATGGAAAACGCAATTGGACCAGTAAAAGAGTTGTCTGACGTTATTAGACCTCATTATATTGTCACCGTTGATGATGACGAAGAAGCAACTAATAAGAGCAATGTAATTCCAAATCACAAAGGGATGATTTcaccagcagaagcagaaataAAGAGTATAGGCTAA